The Kribbella amoyensis genomic sequence CAGACCGGTCAGGGTCCGGATGTCGCCCCGGCGCAACGGCCGGACGGCCAGCACGGTCGCGGCCAGGACGCCGCCGCGGCGCAGGACCCGGGCCGCCTCGGACAGGATCTCCGGCAGCGGCTGCAGGACCATCAGGCCCATCGAGCAGGTGACCACGTCGAAGGCCTCGTTCGCGAACGGCAGGTGCAGGGCGTCGGCCTGCACCCGCGGCCCGGGGGCGTCGGCGAGCTGGGTCGGGTTGTTGTCCAGCCCGACCACCCAGCGGCCGTGCAGCTCACGGGCGACCGGCCCGCTCCCGCAGGCGAGGTCGAGGACCCGCCGAGCCTCTCCGGACACCGCCCGGACGAGCCAGCGGTAGGGCGTGTGGTCCCCGGCCACAGCTCGTGACAGCAGCGCTTCGGTACACCCGGGTGCGGCGGTGTGGAACTCGCGCAGGTACCCGGGCCAGTCGATTACGTTCTCGGACATCGCGGACAGACGTTACCTCGTGGCCACACTGAGTACAGCATCGAGCGCTGTCGGTGGCCTTTCTTAATGCAGGTCTGAAGGAACCGGCCCTCAGACCAGGCTGACGAAGATGTGGCCGGCGGTCTCGTCGCTGATCACGCCACCGGCGTCGCGGCTGCCGACCAGCACGCCCTCGGCGTCCAGCATCGAGTCGACCTCGCGGCCCGGCAGCGCACCTGCGCGGCGGAGCACCGACATCGCCAGGTCGTCGGTCTGCACCGGCTCGGCGATCCGCCGGACCAGCACCCGGACCGGCGCCGCGGACGCCGCGTCCAGCACCTTGTCGAGCGGCTCGACGCCACTGCGGAACTCGCCGATCTCGGTGACCTGGCCGTTCTTCTGCAGCTCCTCCAGGCCCGGGATCGGGTTGCCGTACGGCGACTCGGTCGGGTTGTCGAGGATCTTCAGCAGCCGCAGCTCGACCGCATCGGACATCACGTGCTCCCAGCGGCAGGCCTCGGCGTGCACGTCCTCCCACTCCAGGCCGATCACGTCGACCAGCAGCCGCTCGGCCAGCCGGTGCTTGCGCATCACCCGGGTGGCCTGCATCCGGCCGACGTCGGTGAGCTCGAGATGCCGGTCGCCCTCGACCGTGACCAGGCCGTCGCGCTCCATCCGGGCCACCGTCTGGCTGACCGTCGGGCCGGACTGGTGCAGGCGTTCGGCGATCCGGGCGCGGAGCGGCAGGATGCCTTCTTCTTCCAACTCGTAGATGGTCCGCAGGTACATCTCGGTGGTATCGATCAGCTCGCTCACGACAACCATTCTCACCTATTCGGGCAAGCCCTACCCAATCGCCGGACCGATCCGGTCATCGGCGGTTCGAGCCTGTGCAGAAGTTGTGCATGAGCCAGGATGGGATGATGGCTCCGGCTCTGATGTGGTTCCGGCGGGATCTCCGGCTGGCGGACAACCCCGCCCTGCTCGACGCGGTCGCCGCGGGCGACGGCCGGGTGACCGGGTTGTTCGTCCTCGATCCGGCGCTGTGGGACCCGGCCGGCGGTCCACGCCGCGACCACCTGATCACCTCGCTCAAGGCGCTGTCCGACGCGATGGGCGGCAAGCTCGTCGTCCGCCGCGGCGATCCGGCCGACGTGGTGCCCGAACTGGCCAAGGACCTCGGTGCCGTGAGCGTGCACAGCGCGGCCGACCACGGTCCGTACGGACAACGCCGCGACGCCGCCGTCGAGGCCGCGCTGGACTGCCCGCTCGTCACCACCGGTTCGGCGTACGCGATCGCGCCCGGCCGCGTCCTGAACGGCCAGGGCAACTCGTACCAGGTGTTCACGCCGTACTTCCGGACCTGGCTCGAGCACGGGTGGCGTGGTCCCGTCGACGCCCCCGACTCGGTGGAGTGGATCGGCAAACGCGGGGACGCGCTGCCCGACGCCTCCCCGGTCGAGGGTGCGGGCGAGGCCGCGGCGCGCGAGCACTGGGCCGACTACCTCGACACGGTCGCGGGGTACGACGACGAGCGGGACCGGCCCGACCTGGACACCACGTCGCGGATGTCGATCCCGTTGAAGTACGGGGAGATCCATCCGCGGACGATGCTCGCCGACCTGGCCCGCAAACGCAGCGCGGGCGCCGAGGCGTACCGGCGGGAGCTGGCCTGGCGGGAGTTCTGCGCGGACCTGCTGGCCCGGAATCCGCAGGCCGCGTGGAAGCCGTTGCGGTCGGAGTTCGCCAAGATGCAGTACGACGAGCCCGGGGAAGCGTTCGAGGCGTGGTGCGCCGGCCGGACCGGGTACCCGATCGTCGACGCGGGGATGCGGCAGCTCGCCGAGAGCGGGTTCATGCACAACCGGGTGCGGATGGTGGTCGCTTCGTTCCTGGTCAAGGACCTGCACGTGCACTGGAAGTACGGCGCCCGCTGGTTCATGCGGAACCTGCGTGACGGCGACCTCGCCTCGAACTCGCTGAACTGGCAGTGGGTGGCCGGTTGCGGTGCCGACGCCTCGCCGTACTTCCGGATCTTCAACCCGATCACCCAGGGCACGAAGTTCGACCCGGCCGGCGACTACGTCCGCCGCTGGATCCCCGAGCTCCGTGATGTCGCGGGCAAGGCCGTCCACGAACCGTGGAAGCTCGCCGAGCCCCCGGCCGACTACCCAGCCCCCATCGTCGACCACGCCGAAGCCCGCACCGAAGCCCTCCGCCGCTACGACGGCATCCGCTGACCCGGACCCCCACCACTCACCAACCACCTGACCACCCGTCGGTCCACGCTCAGCCTCACCCCACACCTCACCGGCTCGGTGGGTTGATGAGTGCTGCACGTCCGCACCCTTGACGCCGAGCTCGCCCGTACCCCTATAGTGCTAGTCACCTAGTTAAATGGGGGTTTGGATGATCGAGTTCCACCTGGACGGCCGGTCGGGGGTGTCGCCGTACCAGCAGATCGTGCAGCAGGTCCGGAACGCGCTCCGGCTCGGGCTGCTCCGCGAAGGCGACCAGCTGCCGACGGTGAAGGACGTGGTCGCGGCCCTCGCGATCAACCCGAACACCGTGCTGAAGGCGTACCGCGAACTGGAGCACGAAGGGCTGGTCGCCGCCCGGCCGGGCCGCGGCACGTTCGTGACCAGGACGCTCACCGACAACACGCTGGCCGCGCACGGACCGCTGCGGCAGGACCTGCGCCGCTGGCTGGCCAAGGCGCGCAAGGCCGGTCTCGACGACGAGAGCATCGAGGCGTTGTTCCTGACGACCTTTCGGTCCGCCGCTCAGGAGGACATAGCATGACCGCCGTCCTGAGCGCCCGGTCCCTGGGCAAGCGCTACGGTCGCCGCTGGGCGCTGACCGACTGCGACCTGGACGTACCGGCCGGCCACGTGGTCGGTCTGGTCGGCCCGAACGGCGCCGGCAAGAGCACCCTGCTGAACCTGGCCGTCGGCCTGCTCACCCCGACCGCGGGGTCGATCGAGGTCCTCGGCGCACCCGCCGGCGCGACGATGGAGAAGGTCGGGTTCGTCGCCCAGGACACCCCGACGTACGCCCGGCTGAGCGTCGCCGACCACCTGCGGCTGGGCGCCCGGCTGAACCCGGACTGGGACAAGACCCTCGCCGAGGAACGGATCGGGCGGCTCCGGCTCGATCCTTCCCAGCGCGCGGGCCGGCTGTCCGGCGGCCAGCGAGCACAGTTGGCGCTCACGCTCGGCCTGGCGAAACGGCCCGACCTGCTGATGCTCGACGAGCCGGTCGCGGCCCTGGATCCGTTGGCCCGCAGGGAGTTCCTGCAGGACCTGATGGAGGCGGTCGCCGAGCAGGAGCTGAGCGTGGTGCTGTCCTCGCACCTCGTCTCCGACGTGGAACGCGCCTGCGACTACCTCATCGTGCTGGTCGACTCCCGGGTCCAGGTCAGCGGGGAGATCGACCACCTGCTCGCCACGCACCACCGGATCACCGGCCCGCGGCGAGAGGCGAAGTCGCTGCCCCGGGACCAGTTCGTCGTGGGTGAGAGTCACACCGACCGGCAGTCCACGTTCCTGATCCGGACCGAGCAACCGATCCTCGACCCGGCCTGGACGGTCAGCCAGCTCACCCTGGAGGACCTCGTCCTCGCCTACCTCGGCCGCCGGACCGAGACCGACCCGCCGGCCGCCCGGCCCGTTCTGGAGGTGCAGCGATGATCTGGCTGACCTGGCGGCAGTTCCGGGTGCCCGCGCTCGCCGTCGCCGGCGCGGTCGCCGTCCTGGCCGTGTTCTGCGCGGTCACCGGCCCCGGGCTGGCGTCCGACTACCGCACCACCACGACCGGTTTCCTCGACCTGGTCGCCGAGCAGCGGCTCAACCGCACGCTCTACCTGGTCGGCCAGTTCGTCGTGTACGCCGCTCCCCCGGTGATCGGCGCCTTCTGGGGAGCTCCGCTGATCGCGCGGGAACTCGAGGCCGGGACCCATCGGCTGGTCTGGAGCCAGTCGATCAGCCGGAGTCGCTGGCTCACGGTGAAGGTCGGGCTGACCGGCGCGGCCGCCATCTCGGTCAGCGGCCTGCTCAGCCTGATCGTCACCTGGTGGGCCGGCCCGATCGACGACAGCGTTGCCGCCGGCAACAGCTCGAACGTGTTCGAACTGGCCCGGATGCAGCCGCCGCTGTTCGGGGCCCGCGGCGTCGTCCCGATCGGCTACGCCGCG encodes the following:
- a CDS encoding metal-dependent transcriptional regulator produces the protein MSELIDTTEMYLRTIYELEEEGILPLRARIAERLHQSGPTVSQTVARMERDGLVTVEGDRHLELTDVGRMQATRVMRKHRLAERLLVDVIGLEWEDVHAEACRWEHVMSDAVELRLLKILDNPTESPYGNPIPGLEELQKNGQVTEIGEFRSGVEPLDKVLDAASAAPVRVLVRRIAEPVQTDDLAMSVLRRAGALPGREVDSMLDAEGVLVGSRDAGGVISDETAGHIFVSLV
- a CDS encoding cryptochrome/photolyase family protein yields the protein MSQDGMMAPALMWFRRDLRLADNPALLDAVAAGDGRVTGLFVLDPALWDPAGGPRRDHLITSLKALSDAMGGKLVVRRGDPADVVPELAKDLGAVSVHSAADHGPYGQRRDAAVEAALDCPLVTTGSAYAIAPGRVLNGQGNSYQVFTPYFRTWLEHGWRGPVDAPDSVEWIGKRGDALPDASPVEGAGEAAAREHWADYLDTVAGYDDERDRPDLDTTSRMSIPLKYGEIHPRTMLADLARKRSAGAEAYRRELAWREFCADLLARNPQAAWKPLRSEFAKMQYDEPGEAFEAWCAGRTGYPIVDAGMRQLAESGFMHNRVRMVVASFLVKDLHVHWKYGARWFMRNLRDGDLASNSLNWQWVAGCGADASPYFRIFNPITQGTKFDPAGDYVRRWIPELRDVAGKAVHEPWKLAEPPADYPAPIVDHAEARTEALRRYDGIR
- a CDS encoding class I SAM-dependent methyltransferase, whose protein sequence is MSENVIDWPGYLREFHTAAPGCTEALLSRAVAGDHTPYRWLVRAVSGEARRVLDLACGSGPVARELHGRWVVGLDNNPTQLADAPGPRVQADALHLPFANEAFDVVTCSMGLMVLQPLPEILSEAARVLRRGGVLAATVLAVRPLRRGDIRTLTGLTTRLRSRPQFPGNGEITGLKEQLRGVGFDVMESQRERYAYTVRSLDDARRVVSAIYLPGTSDDRRETAAHWLADRAEARDGLEVAIPVRRITAMRTRLALAS
- a CDS encoding ABC transporter ATP-binding protein codes for the protein MTAVLSARSLGKRYGRRWALTDCDLDVPAGHVVGLVGPNGAGKSTLLNLAVGLLTPTAGSIEVLGAPAGATMEKVGFVAQDTPTYARLSVADHLRLGARLNPDWDKTLAEERIGRLRLDPSQRAGRLSGGQRAQLALTLGLAKRPDLLMLDEPVAALDPLARREFLQDLMEAVAEQELSVVLSSHLVSDVERACDYLIVLVDSRVQVSGEIDHLLATHHRITGPRREAKSLPRDQFVVGESHTDRQSTFLIRTEQPILDPAWTVSQLTLEDLVLAYLGRRTETDPPAARPVLEVQR
- a CDS encoding GntR family transcriptional regulator, which codes for MIEFHLDGRSGVSPYQQIVQQVRNALRLGLLREGDQLPTVKDVVAALAINPNTVLKAYRELEHEGLVAARPGRGTFVTRTLTDNTLAAHGPLRQDLRRWLAKARKAGLDDESIEALFLTTFRSAAQEDIA